In a single window of the Nocardioides massiliensis genome:
- a CDS encoding flavin-containing monooxygenase, with the protein MNAPAPSRPLPQHVNTFVVGAGFAGVALAIKLDEAGERNYLVAERGDDVGGTWRDNTYPGAACDVPSQLYSYSFALNPTWSRSFSPQPEIQAYIQRVAQDAGVLDRFRFGVEVEEARWDDESLRWRIRTSAGELTADVVVSASGALSEPRLPDIDGIDSFGGEIFHSAQWDHDADLKGKRVAVIGTGASAIQIVPEIAKTAGHLDVYQRTAPWVIPRHDRAYTRAERLAFRHLPGVQRLYRTAIYWGRECYVPAFAFWPPLTLPAKLLATSNIAKHIPDPELRRKVTPNFRIGCKRILISNTYYPALVQDHVDLVTDPISKVTPTGIVTADGTEREVDVLVVATGFHTTDMPIAHQVVGRAGRTLAEEWAEDGVAAYKGATVHGFPNLFFLVGPNTGLGHSSMVFMIESQVAYVVDALATMRARDLVTVEPKRGEQDAWNADLQRRMKRTVWNTGGCSSWYLDEHGRNVTLWPRSTFAFRRLTQAFDPAAYHLVSENDAAATHAGRTGRTDIPAELQELHA; encoded by the coding sequence ATGAACGCACCGGCGCCCTCCCGCCCGCTCCCCCAGCACGTCAACACCTTCGTCGTCGGTGCCGGCTTCGCCGGAGTCGCGCTGGCGATCAAGCTCGACGAGGCCGGCGAGCGCAACTACCTGGTCGCCGAGCGTGGAGACGACGTCGGCGGCACCTGGCGCGACAACACCTACCCGGGTGCAGCGTGCGACGTACCGAGCCAGCTGTACTCCTACTCCTTCGCGCTGAACCCGACCTGGTCGCGGTCGTTCTCCCCGCAGCCGGAGATCCAGGCCTACATCCAGCGCGTCGCGCAGGACGCGGGCGTGCTCGACCGGTTCCGCTTCGGGGTGGAGGTCGAGGAGGCACGGTGGGACGACGAGAGCCTGCGCTGGCGCATCCGGACGTCGGCCGGTGAGCTCACCGCGGACGTCGTCGTGTCGGCGTCGGGCGCCCTGAGCGAGCCCCGGCTGCCGGACATCGACGGCATCGACTCCTTCGGCGGGGAGATCTTCCACTCCGCGCAGTGGGACCACGACGCTGACCTCAAGGGCAAGCGGGTGGCCGTCATCGGCACCGGCGCCTCGGCCATCCAGATCGTCCCGGAGATCGCGAAGACCGCCGGCCACCTCGACGTCTACCAGCGCACGGCCCCCTGGGTGATCCCGCGCCACGACCGCGCCTACACCCGCGCCGAGCGCCTCGCCTTCCGGCACCTCCCCGGCGTGCAGCGGCTCTACCGCACGGCGATCTACTGGGGTCGGGAGTGCTACGTGCCGGCCTTCGCGTTCTGGCCGCCCCTGACCCTTCCGGCCAAGCTGCTCGCCACGAGCAACATCGCCAAGCACATCCCCGACCCCGAGCTGCGCCGCAAGGTGACGCCGAACTTCCGGATCGGGTGCAAACGGATCCTGATCTCCAACACCTACTACCCCGCGCTCGTGCAGGACCACGTCGACCTGGTCACGGACCCGATCAGCAAGGTCACGCCGACCGGGATCGTCACCGCCGACGGCACCGAGCGCGAGGTCGACGTGCTCGTCGTCGCCACCGGGTTCCACACCACCGACATGCCGATCGCCCACCAGGTCGTCGGGCGGGCCGGTCGGACCCTGGCCGAGGAGTGGGCCGAGGACGGTGTCGCCGCCTACAAGGGCGCGACCGTGCACGGCTTCCCGAACCTGTTCTTCCTCGTCGGCCCCAACACCGGCCTCGGTCACTCCTCGATGGTGTTCATGATCGAGTCGCAGGTCGCCTACGTCGTCGACGCCCTGGCGACCATGCGGGCCCGCGACCTGGTGACCGTGGAGCCGAAGCGCGGCGAGCAGGACGCGTGGAACGCCGACCTCCAGCGCCGCATGAAGCGCACGGTGTGGAACACCGGCGGCTGCTCGAGCTGGTACCTCGACGAGCACGGACGCAACGTGACACTGTGGCCGCGCTCCACCTTCGCCTTCCGTCGGCTGACCCAGGCGTTCGACCCGGCCGCCTACCACCTCGTCTCCGAGAACGACGCCGCTGCGACCCACGCGGGGCGCACCGGCCGCACCGACATCCCCGCCGAGCTGCAGGAGCTGCACGCATGA
- a CDS encoding SDR family NAD(P)-dependent oxidoreductase, with protein MKTLHDKVTVITGAGSGIGRSLAVQAAQHGALLAISDVNDAGLAETVDLVKAAGARELRSDRLDVADRAAIEAYAADVAEQFGRVNVVVNNAGVALAGDFADLDPDDVDWIFDINFWGVWHGTRAFLPHLIASGDGHVVNLSSLFGLISMPGQSAYNATKYAVRGFTEALREEMLIAGHPVGVTCVHPGGIKTGIARNARVSAREDQSATAEFFDKKLARMTPDKAAETIWRGVRRNQARVLVGVDAHAVHHFGKLTGSRYQDIVARVSKVAMPGKKVV; from the coding sequence ATGAAGACCCTTCACGACAAGGTCACCGTCATCACCGGAGCCGGCTCCGGCATAGGGCGTTCACTGGCGGTCCAGGCCGCGCAGCACGGTGCGCTGCTCGCGATCTCCGACGTCAACGACGCCGGCCTGGCCGAGACCGTCGACCTCGTCAAGGCAGCTGGCGCGCGCGAGCTGCGCAGCGACCGGCTCGACGTCGCCGACCGCGCCGCCATCGAGGCCTACGCCGCCGATGTGGCCGAGCAGTTCGGCCGCGTCAACGTCGTCGTCAACAACGCCGGCGTCGCGCTGGCCGGCGACTTCGCCGACCTCGACCCCGACGACGTCGACTGGATCTTCGACATCAACTTCTGGGGGGTCTGGCACGGCACCCGCGCGTTCCTTCCCCACCTGATCGCCTCCGGCGACGGGCACGTCGTCAACCTGTCCAGCTTGTTCGGCCTGATCAGCATGCCGGGGCAGAGCGCCTACAACGCCACGAAGTACGCCGTCCGCGGCTTCACCGAAGCGCTGCGCGAGGAGATGCTGATCGCCGGCCATCCGGTCGGGGTCACCTGCGTGCATCCCGGTGGCATCAAGACCGGGATCGCCCGCAACGCGCGGGTGAGCGCTCGCGAGGACCAGTCGGCGACCGCGGAGTTCTTCGACAAGAAGCTCGCGCGGATGACCCCCGACAAGGCGGCCGAGACCATCTGGCGCGGAGTCCGCCGCAACCAGGCACGCGTCCTCGTCGGCGTCGACGCACACGCCGTCCACCACTTCGGCAAGCTGACGGGGTCGCGCTACCAGGACATCGTGGCGCGGGTGAGCAAGGTGGCCATGCCCGGCAAGAAGGTGGTCTGA
- a CDS encoding helix-turn-helix transcriptional regulator — protein METLARVLRLLGRLQSGAVLSGPALAEELGVTTRCVRRDVERLRELGYPVEASPGLGGGYRLAAGRALPPLLLDDAEAVAVAVALQVATGSAVDGVEEPAVRALAKLDQVLPKRLAREVAAVAETTSVVPGGGPRVDVRVLLVVVRSIRDRERLAFTYTDGQDRRVEPARLVVSGGRWYLLAWDLGRTDWRTFRLDRLSEPRSLGVRFAARPVPDAVARVREGVTQRAYAEVARFRIEAPAAAVVAQVPPNTAVVEPVGPEACDLVAGADDLRWVLARVLEVGLPFRVLEPAWLAEEAGVWAQRLLRASQSPAVAPSKGASPSSRAAMTAAQSASAAATTSSG, from the coding sequence ATGGAGACCCTGGCCCGGGTGCTGCGCCTGCTCGGTCGCCTGCAGTCCGGCGCGGTGCTGTCGGGACCGGCGCTCGCCGAGGAGCTGGGGGTGACCACCCGGTGCGTACGCCGTGACGTCGAGCGGTTGCGCGAGCTCGGCTACCCGGTCGAGGCGTCCCCGGGCCTGGGCGGCGGCTACCGGCTTGCGGCCGGGCGCGCCCTGCCGCCCCTGCTGCTCGACGACGCCGAGGCGGTGGCGGTGGCCGTGGCACTGCAGGTGGCGACCGGCAGCGCGGTCGACGGTGTGGAGGAGCCGGCGGTGCGGGCCCTCGCCAAGCTCGACCAGGTGCTCCCGAAGCGGCTGGCCCGCGAGGTGGCCGCCGTCGCCGAGACGACCAGCGTCGTGCCCGGTGGGGGGCCGCGCGTCGACGTGCGGGTGCTGCTCGTCGTGGTGCGCAGCATCCGCGACCGCGAACGCCTTGCCTTCACCTACACCGACGGGCAGGACCGACGCGTCGAGCCGGCACGGCTGGTCGTCAGCGGAGGCCGCTGGTACCTCCTGGCGTGGGACCTCGGGCGCACCGACTGGCGGACCTTCCGCCTCGACCGCCTGAGCGAGCCGCGCTCCCTGGGCGTGCGGTTCGCGGCGCGCCCCGTCCCGGACGCGGTGGCGCGGGTGCGCGAGGGCGTGACCCAGCGCGCGTACGCCGAGGTGGCCCGCTTCCGGATCGAGGCGCCCGCGGCCGCGGTGGTGGCGCAGGTCCCGCCCAACACCGCCGTCGTCGAGCCTGTCGGGCCGGAGGCCTGCGACCTCGTCGCCGGGGCGGACGACCTTCGGTGGGTGCTGGCGCGGGTGCTGGAGGTCGGCCTGCCGTTCCGGGTGCTCGAGCCGGCGTGGCTCGCCGAGGAGGCAGGGGTGTGGGCTCAGCGCCTGCTGCGCGCCAGCCAGTCGCCGGCGGTGGCGCCGTCGAAGGGCGCCTCGCCGTCCTCGAGAGCCGCCATGACGGCGGCGCAGTCGGCGAGCGCTGCCGCGACCACCTCCTCGGGATAG
- a CDS encoding DinB family protein has translation MNWNALLLDQLSWHWDHHLRPRLAGLSDDEYRREPVAGCWNARPEGDPAAAPIAGGTGPFRIDFAMPEPEPAPVTTIAWRIGHLVVAVLGERNHSHFGGPPISYPDHAYAGTADEALAQLDEHYGRWVEGVRGLGEDGLARPCGPAEGPWADAPMGALVLHIHREMIHHGSELCLLRDLYRAGAGAQVLGGGASAS, from the coding sequence ATGAACTGGAACGCACTGCTCCTCGACCAGCTGTCCTGGCACTGGGACCACCACCTCCGGCCGCGCCTGGCCGGTCTCAGCGACGACGAGTACCGCCGGGAGCCGGTCGCCGGCTGCTGGAACGCCCGTCCCGAGGGCGATCCGGCGGCCGCACCGATCGCCGGCGGCACGGGACCGTTCCGCATCGACTTCGCGATGCCCGAGCCCGAGCCTGCACCCGTCACGACGATCGCCTGGCGCATCGGCCACCTCGTCGTCGCGGTGCTCGGCGAGCGCAACCACTCTCACTTCGGCGGTCCGCCGATCTCCTACCCCGACCACGCCTACGCGGGTACGGCGGACGAGGCACTGGCGCAGCTCGACGAGCACTACGGGCGCTGGGTCGAGGGGGTGCGTGGCCTGGGTGAGGACGGACTCGCGCGACCCTGCGGTCCCGCGGAGGGGCCGTGGGCGGATGCACCGATGGGGGCGCTCGTCCTGCACATCCACCGCGAGATGATCCACCACGGCAGCGAGCTCTGCCTACTGCGCGACCTCTACCGGGCCGGCGCCGGGGCTCAGGTGTTGGGCGGCGGGGCCTCGGCGTCCTGA
- a CDS encoding threonine/serine ThrE exporter family protein → MPEARDRYLTLDLALRVGEILLSSGAGAADVTATMLSLTHHLGLRNCDVDVTFTSLRVSYQSDPDEPALLQVRQVRHRDIDYDDLTRVDALVNALLADAIDRDEARARIARIVSTGHALPRWASTLAVGVSGAAIGVLLGGDLPMLAIAFLAAMGIDVLKWRMSRRRLPDFYQQVAGGLLATLVAAVTTAAFPSVFPQPSLVITASVIMLLAGVSFMGAIQDALTGFYITGSARILEALLATAGIIAGVSGGLTVARMLGLDMGFVQPGAAGGFEYVPFMMFGGGLAAAAFALSCYAPWRSLLPIGFIAATAVGVYQTVLIQEIGRTWAASAAALLVGLVAYAASGRFRVPPLVIVVPAILPMLPGLSIYRGLSLIGAEQGDSAEGIVAMVTAASIAIALASGVILGEYAAQPLRREARRLERRLSGPRLVGPLRARAPRPARIQDAEAPPPNT, encoded by the coding sequence ATGCCCGAGGCTCGTGATCGCTACCTGACCTTGGACCTGGCGCTGCGGGTGGGGGAGATCCTGCTGTCCTCCGGGGCCGGCGCCGCCGACGTCACGGCGACGATGCTGTCGCTGACCCACCACCTGGGACTGCGCAACTGCGACGTGGACGTGACGTTCACCTCCCTGCGCGTCTCCTACCAGTCCGACCCCGACGAGCCGGCCCTGCTCCAGGTGCGCCAGGTCCGGCATCGCGACATCGACTACGACGACCTGACCCGGGTCGACGCCCTCGTCAACGCGCTCCTGGCGGACGCGATCGATCGCGACGAGGCGCGGGCCCGGATCGCGCGGATCGTCTCCACCGGTCACGCCCTGCCCCGCTGGGCGTCGACGCTGGCGGTGGGGGTCTCCGGTGCGGCGATCGGCGTCCTCCTCGGTGGCGACCTCCCCATGCTCGCGATCGCCTTCCTTGCAGCGATGGGGATCGACGTCCTCAAGTGGCGCATGTCGCGGCGTCGGCTGCCGGACTTCTACCAGCAGGTCGCCGGCGGGCTGCTCGCCACGCTGGTCGCCGCCGTCACGACGGCCGCCTTCCCGTCCGTGTTCCCGCAACCGTCGTTGGTGATCACCGCGAGCGTGATCATGCTGCTGGCCGGCGTCAGCTTCATGGGAGCGATCCAGGACGCGCTCACGGGCTTCTACATCACCGGCAGCGCGCGCATCCTCGAGGCGCTGCTGGCAACAGCCGGCATCATCGCCGGGGTGAGCGGCGGGTTGACCGTCGCCCGCATGCTCGGCCTCGACATGGGCTTCGTGCAGCCCGGCGCCGCCGGCGGGTTCGAGTACGTGCCCTTCATGATGTTCGGCGGGGGTCTGGCAGCTGCCGCTTTCGCCCTGTCCTGCTATGCACCATGGCGGTCGCTGCTTCCGATCGGCTTCATCGCGGCTACCGCGGTCGGCGTCTACCAGACCGTCCTGATCCAGGAGATCGGACGCACGTGGGCAGCCTCCGCGGCGGCGCTGCTCGTCGGCCTGGTCGCTTACGCCGCCAGCGGCCGGTTCCGGGTACCGCCGCTGGTCATCGTCGTGCCGGCGATCCTCCCGATGCTGCCCGGGCTCTCGATCTATCGCGGTCTATCGCTCATCGGCGCGGAGCAGGGTGACTCCGCGGAAGGCATCGTCGCGATGGTCACAGCCGCCTCGATCGCGATCGCCCTGGCCTCCGGCGTGATCCTGGGCGAGTACGCCGCCCAGCCGTTGCGGCGGGAGGCGCGGCGACTCGAGCGCCGACTGTCCGGCCCGCGCCTGGTCGGGCCGTTGCGCGCCCGGGCACCGCGCCCCGCGCGGATTCAGGACGCCGAGGCCCCGCCGCCCAACACCTGA
- a CDS encoding WS/DGAT/MGAT family O-acyltransferase gives MAIPADPTATAFLLAESRRMPLHVGGLELFRPPADAGPDFPRELYEAMRGAEEIAPLFLRHPHRSAATGGAYVWRPDRHFDIDYHVRHSALPAPGRILELLALCSRLHGTRLARERPLWEAHVIEGLADGRVAVYTKVHHALVDGVSAMRLLQGVLSTDPDERGMQPPWAAHPPAAGRRGGGAVAPWEVPVTAVRQALAISADAAGLPGALVRTIRRSVRGEPSSLSLSAPRSILNQRITAARRFAAQDWELDRLHAIGTATGTTINDVVLAMCSGALRTYLRDNGGLPVEPLIAMVPVGLKSDEVNSASTSGGNAVGAVMVRLATDLDDPSDRLQAIHRSMLDGKEGLGAMSPLQIVAMSGLGLAPAVVLPALRLNGILPPPFNLIISNVPGPRDPLYFNGAELVGMYPLSIPIDGMALNITCTTYAGSIGFGLTGCRRTAPSLQHLLTYLDDELQALEAACLSS, from the coding sequence TTGGCCATCCCCGCTGACCCGACCGCGACCGCGTTCCTCCTCGCCGAGAGCCGGCGCATGCCGCTGCACGTCGGCGGGCTCGAGCTCTTCCGTCCGCCCGCGGACGCCGGGCCGGACTTCCCTCGTGAGCTCTACGAGGCCATGCGCGGGGCCGAGGAGATCGCGCCGCTGTTCCTGCGCCACCCGCACCGGTCGGCAGCCACCGGCGGGGCCTACGTCTGGCGCCCGGACCGACACTTCGACATCGACTACCACGTCCGTCACAGCGCCCTGCCCGCTCCGGGACGCATCCTGGAGCTGCTGGCGCTCTGCTCGCGCCTGCACGGCACCCGGCTCGCGCGCGAACGTCCGCTCTGGGAGGCGCATGTGATCGAGGGCCTCGCCGACGGACGGGTCGCCGTCTACACGAAGGTCCATCACGCCCTGGTCGACGGTGTCTCCGCGATGCGCCTGCTGCAGGGGGTGCTCAGCACCGATCCCGACGAGCGCGGGATGCAGCCCCCGTGGGCCGCGCACCCACCGGCCGCGGGGCGTCGCGGCGGTGGAGCCGTCGCGCCGTGGGAGGTGCCCGTGACGGCCGTGCGCCAGGCACTTGCGATCAGCGCCGACGCCGCCGGCCTCCCGGGGGCCCTGGTGCGCACGATCAGGCGCAGCGTCCGTGGCGAGCCGTCGTCACTCTCGCTGAGCGCCCCCCGCAGCATCCTCAACCAGCGCATCACCGCGGCCCGCCGCTTCGCCGCCCAGGACTGGGAGCTCGACCGGTTGCACGCGATCGGCACGGCCACCGGCACCACGATCAACGACGTCGTGCTGGCGATGTGCAGCGGCGCTCTGCGCACCTATCTCCGCGACAACGGGGGCCTGCCCGTCGAGCCGCTGATCGCGATGGTGCCGGTGGGGCTGAAGTCCGATGAGGTGAACTCGGCCTCGACGTCCGGAGGCAACGCCGTGGGCGCGGTCATGGTCCGCCTCGCCACCGACCTCGACGACCCGTCCGACCGCCTGCAGGCCATCCACCGCTCGATGCTCGACGGCAAGGAGGGCCTCGGTGCGATGAGCCCGCTGCAGATCGTCGCGATGTCCGGCCTCGGACTGGCCCCGGCGGTCGTCCTGCCCGCACTGCGGCTGAACGGGATCCTGCCGCCGCCCTTCAACCTGATCATCTCCAACGTGCCCGGGCCCCGCGACCCGTTGTACTTCAACGGGGCCGAGCTCGTCGGGATGTATCCGCTGTCGATCCCGATCGACGGCATGGCGCTCAACATCACCTGCACGACGTACGCCGGCTCGATCGGATTCGGTCTGACCGGGTGCCGGCGGACGGCGCCCAGCCTCCAGCACCTGCTGACCTACCTCGATGACGAGCTGCAGGCGCTGGAGGCGGCATGTCTCAGCTCGTGA
- a CDS encoding PadR family transcriptional regulator: MDEELLAGHVGELRRGTVVLACLSVLDEARYGYALLTTLEHAGFDVDANTLYPLLRRLEKQGVLTSEWNTEESRPRKFYVLTDAGRALRSALAQEWAALDHRVRTALEGTPS; encoded by the coding sequence ATGGATGAAGAGCTGCTCGCGGGTCATGTCGGCGAGCTGCGCCGCGGGACGGTCGTGCTGGCGTGCCTGAGCGTCCTCGACGAGGCGCGCTACGGCTACGCGCTGCTGACCACGCTCGAGCACGCGGGGTTCGACGTCGACGCCAACACGCTCTACCCGCTGCTGCGCCGCCTCGAGAAGCAGGGCGTGCTCACCAGCGAGTGGAACACCGAGGAGTCGCGCCCGCGCAAGTTCTACGTCCTCACCGACGCCGGCCGCGCCCTGCGGTCCGCCCTGGCCCAGGAGTGGGCCGCCCTCGACCACCGTGTCCGTACCGCTCTCGAAGGGACCCCCTCATGA
- a CDS encoding mismatch-specific DNA-glycosylase, producing the protein MGFTRTELETFRDATVPDVVGPGLRLLFVGINPGLWTAATQTHFAHPGNRFYPALLRAGIITRPIDPGAGMTDDDRAHLHSRGIGLTNIVARATARADELSREELRAGGRALLEFVQEHRPAVVAIAGITAYRTAFGVPKAVSGEQPGTFGGSRLWVVPNPSGLNAHATVATLAEAYAEPARAAGVLND; encoded by the coding sequence GTGGGATTCACCAGGACCGAGCTCGAGACCTTTCGCGACGCGACCGTGCCGGACGTCGTCGGCCCCGGCCTGCGGCTGCTCTTCGTGGGCATCAACCCGGGGCTGTGGACCGCCGCGACACAGACCCACTTCGCCCATCCCGGCAATCGCTTCTACCCGGCCCTGCTGCGCGCCGGCATCATCACCCGCCCGATCGACCCGGGCGCGGGGATGACCGACGACGACCGTGCCCACCTCCACTCGCGCGGCATCGGCCTGACCAACATCGTGGCGCGCGCGACCGCACGCGCCGACGAGCTGTCGCGCGAGGAGCTGCGCGCCGGCGGACGAGCCCTGCTGGAGTTCGTGCAGGAGCACCGCCCGGCGGTCGTCGCGATCGCAGGCATCACCGCCTACCGGACCGCGTTCGGCGTCCCGAAGGCGGTCAGCGGCGAGCAGCCCGGCACCTTCGGCGGCAGCCGGCTCTGGGTGGTGCCGAATCCCAGCGGGCTCAATGCGCACGCGACGGTCGCCACCCTCGCCGAGGCGTACGCCGAGCCGGCGCGTGCTGCAGGAGTGCTCAACGACTGA
- a CDS encoding NUDIX domain-containing protein, with the protein MVYTSDYPIFSVTVDAVVLAPGRRVLLVERARAPYAGRLAFPGGFVDIEEDLVDAAVRELREETGVQVEPGQLCQLGAYGRPDRDPRGRTVSVVFVADVDSEAPAVGADDAAHAGWYDTDRVLAEDRLAFDHAEILRDALSR; encoded by the coding sequence GTGGTCTACACCAGCGACTACCCGATCTTCTCCGTCACCGTCGACGCCGTCGTGCTGGCTCCTGGGAGGCGGGTCCTGCTGGTCGAGCGGGCGCGTGCGCCGTACGCCGGCCGGCTCGCGTTCCCCGGCGGGTTCGTCGACATCGAGGAGGACCTGGTCGATGCCGCGGTGCGGGAGCTGCGCGAGGAGACCGGGGTGCAGGTGGAGCCCGGACAGCTGTGCCAGCTCGGCGCCTACGGACGGCCCGACCGGGACCCGCGGGGACGGACGGTGAGCGTGGTGTTCGTCGCGGACGTGGACTCCGAGGCGCCCGCGGTCGGCGCGGACGACGCGGCGCACGCCGGTTGGTACGACACCGACCGGGTCCTCGCCGAGGACCGGTTGGCGTTCGACCACGCGGAGATCCTGCGCGACGCCCTCAGTCGTTGA